From a region of the Mercurialis annua linkage group LG1-X, ddMerAnnu1.2, whole genome shotgun sequence genome:
- the LOC126688351 gene encoding uncharacterized protein LOC126688351 isoform X1: protein MEGREEPPPPGVVVTTTGLPASSGPIIPPLIPEGGIRISVPISSGTIPATTGVAYDITPPPMMRNVQGIHPLRNTTSPWGYYTPQYQPPMTYQQQAGGWYPGYYPWSQPNQPGYPRPVQPIPFPSLDTEGTVTSAAQIPPYVPQGVPMPPLYHEAVMKSINDFQDHLIGLARDQEKFAEKQNQGVDVGTRRGKDPPVTKEKERGNAPRRGQSEPILQKEKEQLDKGPGAVPLLGDKTAQEKVAEAAVRNSGRIHVIEDDKSKGTKMPGKHSKDAESHSSNKRRGADERSNIDEKIKNAMKKYQKEGKGAEEEREDEDSPLNSEIQSVRFPSRFKLPTFEHFDGTGDPKSHISKFKTIMMLQDVTDPMLCRVFPATLKASAQKWYSCLKAGSISSFSDLASAFKARFRTNIPMQKSSSDLRKCKQGEQETLKNFVERFNKEAVQIENLNHDTAIEAMKMGTKFEELRDKILMKKPTTFQDLMLIAHKYVELDEARRTLTKQQEHTKQDSSRYRGKKEEERPRTQRYGAGHRPYDFTPLNKAPVYILSWMKQNRVMFNTPRKMDPDIQRDKSKYCRFHEGYGHDTDRCWDLKREIEQLIQSGLLKKFVNDRPGDKRKGELTEKEEQNKKQKEVAGVVNVIEGGEPYSNNQKKKRNRRGSAAVFTIEREVIPEISFGPDDGHHVKGPHNDALVIEAIIRNHLVKRILVDEGSSVNLLTLEAFKEMKGSTTDLRKSSVPLVGLGGAPIRPEGTVSLYVELGNRSEGPVKKMHAQFNVVDLPLAYNSILGRPFLYQTGAVTSIRLLTLKMPTPSGIVVVRGDQEMAKECCLVTTKEDESLTIEAFPGDAVEEEESQGAEPVGVMKELHLTETKMVKVGTEVPEKVAHEITEILKKNVESFATEPTEIVGINPKVASHKLNVIPGSVPKVQKKRRFTEERQKIIADEVNILEAADFIREVFYPEWVANVVLVKKANGKYRMCVDFTDLNKACPKDSYPLPNIDQLVDSTACYLLYSFVDAAQGYHQIPMEEKDQEKTSFVTDRGTYCYKVMPFGLKNAGATYQRLVNFMFQDQLGRNVEAYVDDIIVKSLTAEEHAQDLEETFKVLNKFGMKLNPAKCAFGVKAGKFLGYLISQRGIEANPEKIQAVIDMKAPQSVRDVQKLNGRVTALGRFISSSAKKCLPFFKQLRNMKKFKWDEDCQVAFEELKAFLTNPPLLSRPVAGENLYLYLSVGRETIASVLVREEEEEQWPIYYISRTLKGAELNYPTIDKLALAVVVTTKKLKPYFQGHTVIVRTNQPLRKALHRPETSGRLVSWSVQLGEHDIRYEPRTTLKAQALADFVAEMTEKPCDSATEELTWNLFVDGASSDQGAGAGVVLLGPHKIAIEYAVHLSFKATNNVAGTNMFYSFLRQIFLPYANNVAEYEALLTGLEIATEVKAEKLKIHSDSQLVTSQVLGQFQTKDQNMAKYMARAKEQLKEIEKNGGQWDSYPSPEKRTLEQTQ, encoded by the coding sequence ATGGAGGGAAGAGAAGAACCACCACCGCCGGGAGTGGTCGTGACTACAACAGGCTTACCAGCAAGCAGTGGTCCGATCATCCCACCCCTGATACCCGAAGGAGGAATCAGAATTAGCGTTCCGATCTCCAGTGGGACCATACCAGCAACCACGGGGGTCGCGTACGACATCACACCACCACCCATGATGAGAAACGTTCAGGGAATACACCCACTGAGGAACACAACCTCGCCGTGGGGATATTATACTCCACAATACCAGCCACCTATGACCTATCAGCAACAGGCAGGAGGATGGTATCCAGGTTACTATCCGTGGAGTCAGCCTAACCAACCAGGGTATCCGCGACCCGTCCAGCCTATTCCTTTCCCGTCTCTGGACACAGAAGGGACAGTGACGTCAGCGGCACAGATACCCCCATACGTACCCCAGGGGGTGCCTATGCCACCCCTCTATCATGAAGCAGTAATGAAGAGCATCAATGACTTCCAGGACCACCTGATAGGACTAGCAAGAGATCAGGAGAAATTCGCAGAAAAGCAAAACCAGGGAGTTGACGTAGGAACCAGACGTGGAAAGGACCCCCCAGTCACCAAGGAAAAAGAAAGAGGAAACGCACCGAGAAGAGGACAATCGGAGCCCATACTACAAAAGGAGAAGGAGCAGCTAGACAAAGGACCAGGAGCAGTCCCGCTCCTGGGAGATAAGACGGCCCAGGAGAAGGTCGCAGAAGCAGCGGTGCGGAATAGCGGTCGAATTCATGTAATCGAAGACGACAAATCAAAAGGAACCAAGATGCCAGGGAAGCACAGCAAAGACGCAGAAAGCCATTCATCCAACAAGAGGAGGGGAGCGGACGAAAGGAGCAACATTGACGAGAAAATTAAGAACGCCATGAAGAAATATCAGAAAGAAGGCAAGGGAGCAGAGGAGGAGCGAGAGGACGAAGATTCCCCACTTAACTCAGAGATACAGTCGGTAAGGTTTCCTTCGAGGTTTAAACTACCAACTTTTGAGCATTTTGATGGAACAGGAGATCCGAAAAGCCACATCTCAAAGTTCAAGACGATCATGATGCTACAAGATGTGACTGATCCCATGCTCTGTAGAGTGTTCCCTGCGACGTTAAAAGCATCGGCGCAAAAATGGTACTCATGTCTTAAGGCAGGGTCAATAAGTTCCTTCTCCGACTTAGCATCGGCATTCAAAGCAAGGTTCAGGACAAATATCCCCATGCAGAAGAGTTCCAGCGACTTGAGGAAGTGCAAGCAAGGAGAGCAGGAGACCCTCAAAAATTTCGTAGAAAGATTCAACAAGGAAGCAGTGCAAATCGAAAACCTGAACCATGACACAGCCATCGAAGCAATGAAGATGGGAACAAAGTTTGAAGAACTCCGTGACAAAATCCTGATGAAAAAGCCAACCACCTTTCAAGACTTAATGCTGATCGCTCACAAATATGTGGAACTAGACGAAGCCAGACGAACCCTCACGAAACAACAGGAGCACACCAAGCAGGATAGTTCCAGATATCGAGGGAAGAAGGAGGAAGAACGGCCACGGACTCAGCGATATGGCGCAGGACACAGACCCTATGACTTCACCCCGTTGAATAAAGCCCCAGTGTACATACTCAGCTGGATGAAACAGAATCGAGTGATGTTCAACACACCCCGGAAGATGGACCCGGACATCCAGAGAGACAAGAGCAAATACTGTCGCTTCCATGAGGGCTATGGCCACGACACGGACAGATGTTGGGACCTCAAAAGAGAAATAGAGCAGCTAATCCAGTCTGGACTCTTGAAGAAGTTTGTCAACGACAGACCAGGAGACAAAAGAAAAGGGGAGTTAACAGAAAAGGAGGAACAAAACAAGAAGCAGAAAGAAGTCGCAGGCGTAGTAAACGTGATAGAAGGAGGAGAGCCCTACAGCAATaatcaaaaaaagaagagaaacaGAAGAGGATCGGCCGCGGTGTTCACAATTGAAAGAGAAGTAATCCCAGAGATATCGTTCGGACCAGACGATGGACATCACGTGAAGGGACCACACAATGACGCGTTGGTGATAGAAGCCATAATCAGGAATCACCTAGTAAAACGGATACTGGTAGATGAAGGCAGTTCCGTGAACTTATTAACCTTGGAGGCATTCAAAGAGATGAAAGGCTCAACAACAGACCTGCGGAAGTCCTCAGTCCCACTAGTAGGCCTGGGAGGAGCACCAATACGTCCAGAAGGGACAGTAAGTTTATATGTAGAATTGGGAAATAGAAGTGAAGGGCCAGTCAAAAAGATGCATGCTCAGTTTAATGTAGTAGACCTTCCACTGGCCTACAACAGCATACTGGGCAGACCATTCTTGTACCAGACAGGAGCAGTAACCAGCATCAGGCTGCTAACCCTGAAAATGCCAACACCATCTGGGATAGTAGTGGTCAGAGGAGACCAGGAGATGGCCAAGGAATGCTGCTTGGTAACAACAAAGGAGGATGAAAGTTTAACTATTGAGGCGTTCCCAGGAGACGCAGTAGAAGAGGAGGAGTCACAAGGAGCAGAACCAGTAGGCGTCATGAAAGAGCTTCACCTAACTGAGACCAAGATGGTCAAAGTAGGCACAGAAGTACCAGAAAAGGTAGCACATGAAATAACAGAGATACTGAAAAAGAACGTGGAATCTTTCGCTACTGAACCAACGGAGATCGTGGGAATCAATCCCAAAGTAGCGTCGCACAAACTGAACGTGATCCCAGGCAGTGTACCCAAAGTCCAAAAGAAGAGGAGGTTCACTGAGGAGAGGCAGAAGATAATCGCAGACGAAGTAAACATTTTGGAGGCAGCAGATTTTATCCGCGAAGTTTTCTACCCTGAATGGGTGGCAAACGTCGTCCTAGTAAAGAAGGCAAACGGGAAGTACAGGATGTGTGTCGATTTCACAGACTTGAACAAGGCCTGCCCAAAGGACAGCTATCCGCTCCCCAACATAGACCAGTTAGTGGACTCAACAGCTTGTTATCTCCTATATAGCTTCGTAGACGCAGCGCAGGGGTATCATCAAATACCGATGGAGGAGAAGGATCAAGAGAAAACATCATTCGTCACAGACCGAGGGACATACTGTTACAAAGTCATGCCGTTTGGATTAAAGAACGCAGGAGCCACCTATCAACGTCTGGTCAACTTCATGTTCCAAGACCAGCTGGGGAGGAATGTAGAGGCCTACGTGGACGACATAATCGTGAAGAGCCTAACAGCAGAGGAACACGCCCAAGACTTAGAAGAAACCTTCAAAGTCCTGAACAAGTTCGGAATGAAACTCAACCCGGCAAAATGTGCTTTCGGTGTTAAAGCAGGAAAATTCCTAGGCTATCTGATCAGCCAACGAGGAATAGAAGCAAACCCAGAAAAGATCCAAGCAGTGATAGATATGAAGGCCCCCCAGAGTGTGAGGGACGTACAGAAGTTGAATGGCAGAGTCACGGCACTGGGACGTTTCATTTCTTCCTCAGCCAAAAAATGCCTGCCGTTTTTCAAACAACTCCGGaacatgaaaaaattcaaatgggaCGAAGACTGTCAAGTCGCATTCGAAGAATTAAAGGCATTCTTGACCAACCCGCCCCTACTGAGTAGGCCCGTAGCCGGGGAGAACCTGTACCTGTACTTATCGGTAGGGAGAGAGACCATCGCCTCAGTACTAGTACGGGAGGAAGAGGAGGAGCAGTGGCCGATATACTATATAAGCAGAACGCTAAAAGGGGCAGAGCTCAATTACCCAACCATAGACAAACTTGCACTTGCCGTCGTCGTAACCACCAAAAAGCTCAAGCCGTATTTCCAAGGACACACAGTCATAGTGCGCACAAACCAGCCTTTGAGGAAAGCATTGCACCGACCTGAGACTTCAGGACGATTGGTCAGTTGGTCAGTACAACTAGGAGAGCACGACATCAGGTACGAGCCAAGGACAACTTTGAAAGCCCAGGCACTTGCGGACTTCGTGGCAGAGATGACAGAGAAACCATGCGACTCAGCAACCGAGGAGTTGACATGGAACCTATTCGTAGACGGAGCCTCCAGTGACCAAGGAGCAGGAGCAGGTGTAGTCCTATTAGGACCTCACAAAATCGCAATTGAGTATGCAGTACACCTAAGCTTCAAGGCTACCAACAATGTGGCAGGTACAAACATGTTTTATTCATTTCTCAGACAAATATTTCTGCCATATGCTAACAAtgtagcagaatatgaggccctcttAACAGGACTCGAAATCGCGACTGAAGTAAAGGCAGAAAAGCTAAAAATCCATAGTGATTCCCAACTAGTCACTAGCCAGGTGCTGGGACAATTCCAAACCAAGGACCAAAACATGGCGAAATACATGGCAAGAGCAAAGGAACAACTCAAGGAGATCGAAAAAAACGGAGGACAGTGGGATTCATACCCATCCCCAGAGAAGAGAACACTAGAGCAGACGCAATAG
- the LOC126688351 gene encoding uncharacterized protein LOC126688351 isoform X2 produces MEGREEPPPPGVVVTTTGLPASSGPIIPPLIPEGGIRISVPISSGTIPATTGVAYDITPPPMMRNVQGIHPLRNTTSPWGYYTPQYQPPMTYQQQAGGWYPGYYPWSQPNQPGYPRPVQPIPFPSLDTEGTVTSAAQIPPYVPQGVPMPPLYHEAVMKSINDFQDHLIGLARDQEKFAEKQNQGVDVGTRRGKDPPVTKEKERGNAPRRGQSEPILQKEKEQLDKGPGAVPLLGDKTAQEKVAEAAVRNSGRIHVIEDDKSKGTKMPGKHSKDAESHSSNKRRGADERSNIDEKIKNAMKKYQKEGKGAEEEREDEDSPLNSEIQSVRFPSRFKLPTFEHFDGTGDPKSHISKFKTIMMLQDVTDPMLCRVFPATLKASAQKWYSCLKAGSISSFSDLASAFKARFRTNIPMQKSSSDLRKCKQGEQETLKNFVERFNKEAVQIENLNHDTAIEAMKMGTKFEELRDKILMKKPTTFQDLMLIAHKYVELDEARRTLTKQQEHTKQDSSRYRGKKEEERPRTQRYGAGHRPYDFTPLNKAPVYILSWMKQNRVMFNTPRKMDPDIQRDKSKYCRFHEGYGHDTDRCWDLKREIEQLIQSGLLKKFVNDRPGDKRKGELTEKEEQNKKQKEVAGVVNVIEGGEPYSNNQKKKRNRRGSAAVFTIEREVIPEISFGPDDGHHVKGPHNDALVIEAIIRNHLVKRILVDEGSSVNLLTLEAFKEMKGSTTDLRKSSVPLVGLGGAPIRPEGTVSLYVELGNRSEGPVKKMHAQFNVVDLPLAYNSILGRPFLYQTGAVTSIRLLTLKMPTPSGIVVVRGDQEMAKECCLVTTKEDESLTIEAFPGDAVEEEESQGAEPVGVMKELHLTETKMVKVGTEVPEKVAHEITEILKKNVESFATEPTEIVGINPKVASHKLNVIPGSVPKVQKKRRFTEERQKIIADEVNILEAADFIREVFYPEWVANVVLVKKANGKYRMCVDFTDLNKACPKDSYPLPNIDQLVDSTACYLLYSFVDAAQGYHQIPMEEKDQEKTSFVTDRGTYCYKVMPFGLKNAGATYQRLVNFMFQDQLGRNVEAYVDDIIVKSLTAEEHAQDLEETFKVLNKFGMKLNPAKCAFGVKAGKFLGYLISQRGIEANPEKIQAVIDMKAPQSVRDVQKLNGRVTALGRFISSSAKKCLPFFKQLRNMKKFKWDEDCQVAFEELKAFLTNPPLLSRPVAGENLYLYLSVGRETIASVLVREEEEEQWPIYYISRTLKGAELNYPTIDKLALAVVVTTKKLKPYFQGHTVIVRTNQPLRKALHRPETSGRLVSWSVQLGEHDIRYEPRTTLKAQALADFVAEMTEKPCDSATEELTWNLFVDGASSDQGAGAGVVLLGPHKIAIEYAVHLSFKATNNVAEYEALLTGLEIATEVKAEKLKIHSDSQLVTSQVLGQFQTKDQNMAKYMARAKEQLKEIEKNGGQWDSYPSPEKRTLEQTQ; encoded by the exons ATGGAGGGAAGAGAAGAACCACCACCGCCGGGAGTGGTCGTGACTACAACAGGCTTACCAGCAAGCAGTGGTCCGATCATCCCACCCCTGATACCCGAAGGAGGAATCAGAATTAGCGTTCCGATCTCCAGTGGGACCATACCAGCAACCACGGGGGTCGCGTACGACATCACACCACCACCCATGATGAGAAACGTTCAGGGAATACACCCACTGAGGAACACAACCTCGCCGTGGGGATATTATACTCCACAATACCAGCCACCTATGACCTATCAGCAACAGGCAGGAGGATGGTATCCAGGTTACTATCCGTGGAGTCAGCCTAACCAACCAGGGTATCCGCGACCCGTCCAGCCTATTCCTTTCCCGTCTCTGGACACAGAAGGGACAGTGACGTCAGCGGCACAGATACCCCCATACGTACCCCAGGGGGTGCCTATGCCACCCCTCTATCATGAAGCAGTAATGAAGAGCATCAATGACTTCCAGGACCACCTGATAGGACTAGCAAGAGATCAGGAGAAATTCGCAGAAAAGCAAAACCAGGGAGTTGACGTAGGAACCAGACGTGGAAAGGACCCCCCAGTCACCAAGGAAAAAGAAAGAGGAAACGCACCGAGAAGAGGACAATCGGAGCCCATACTACAAAAGGAGAAGGAGCAGCTAGACAAAGGACCAGGAGCAGTCCCGCTCCTGGGAGATAAGACGGCCCAGGAGAAGGTCGCAGAAGCAGCGGTGCGGAATAGCGGTCGAATTCATGTAATCGAAGACGACAAATCAAAAGGAACCAAGATGCCAGGGAAGCACAGCAAAGACGCAGAAAGCCATTCATCCAACAAGAGGAGGGGAGCGGACGAAAGGAGCAACATTGACGAGAAAATTAAGAACGCCATGAAGAAATATCAGAAAGAAGGCAAGGGAGCAGAGGAGGAGCGAGAGGACGAAGATTCCCCACTTAACTCAGAGATACAGTCGGTAAGGTTTCCTTCGAGGTTTAAACTACCAACTTTTGAGCATTTTGATGGAACAGGAGATCCGAAAAGCCACATCTCAAAGTTCAAGACGATCATGATGCTACAAGATGTGACTGATCCCATGCTCTGTAGAGTGTTCCCTGCGACGTTAAAAGCATCGGCGCAAAAATGGTACTCATGTCTTAAGGCAGGGTCAATAAGTTCCTTCTCCGACTTAGCATCGGCATTCAAAGCAAGGTTCAGGACAAATATCCCCATGCAGAAGAGTTCCAGCGACTTGAGGAAGTGCAAGCAAGGAGAGCAGGAGACCCTCAAAAATTTCGTAGAAAGATTCAACAAGGAAGCAGTGCAAATCGAAAACCTGAACCATGACACAGCCATCGAAGCAATGAAGATGGGAACAAAGTTTGAAGAACTCCGTGACAAAATCCTGATGAAAAAGCCAACCACCTTTCAAGACTTAATGCTGATCGCTCACAAATATGTGGAACTAGACGAAGCCAGACGAACCCTCACGAAACAACAGGAGCACACCAAGCAGGATAGTTCCAGATATCGAGGGAAGAAGGAGGAAGAACGGCCACGGACTCAGCGATATGGCGCAGGACACAGACCCTATGACTTCACCCCGTTGAATAAAGCCCCAGTGTACATACTCAGCTGGATGAAACAGAATCGAGTGATGTTCAACACACCCCGGAAGATGGACCCGGACATCCAGAGAGACAAGAGCAAATACTGTCGCTTCCATGAGGGCTATGGCCACGACACGGACAGATGTTGGGACCTCAAAAGAGAAATAGAGCAGCTAATCCAGTCTGGACTCTTGAAGAAGTTTGTCAACGACAGACCAGGAGACAAAAGAAAAGGGGAGTTAACAGAAAAGGAGGAACAAAACAAGAAGCAGAAAGAAGTCGCAGGCGTAGTAAACGTGATAGAAGGAGGAGAGCCCTACAGCAATaatcaaaaaaagaagagaaacaGAAGAGGATCGGCCGCGGTGTTCACAATTGAAAGAGAAGTAATCCCAGAGATATCGTTCGGACCAGACGATGGACATCACGTGAAGGGACCACACAATGACGCGTTGGTGATAGAAGCCATAATCAGGAATCACCTAGTAAAACGGATACTGGTAGATGAAGGCAGTTCCGTGAACTTATTAACCTTGGAGGCATTCAAAGAGATGAAAGGCTCAACAACAGACCTGCGGAAGTCCTCAGTCCCACTAGTAGGCCTGGGAGGAGCACCAATACGTCCAGAAGGGACAGTAAGTTTATATGTAGAATTGGGAAATAGAAGTGAAGGGCCAGTCAAAAAGATGCATGCTCAGTTTAATGTAGTAGACCTTCCACTGGCCTACAACAGCATACTGGGCAGACCATTCTTGTACCAGACAGGAGCAGTAACCAGCATCAGGCTGCTAACCCTGAAAATGCCAACACCATCTGGGATAGTAGTGGTCAGAGGAGACCAGGAGATGGCCAAGGAATGCTGCTTGGTAACAACAAAGGAGGATGAAAGTTTAACTATTGAGGCGTTCCCAGGAGACGCAGTAGAAGAGGAGGAGTCACAAGGAGCAGAACCAGTAGGCGTCATGAAAGAGCTTCACCTAACTGAGACCAAGATGGTCAAAGTAGGCACAGAAGTACCAGAAAAGGTAGCACATGAAATAACAGAGATACTGAAAAAGAACGTGGAATCTTTCGCTACTGAACCAACGGAGATCGTGGGAATCAATCCCAAAGTAGCGTCGCACAAACTGAACGTGATCCCAGGCAGTGTACCCAAAGTCCAAAAGAAGAGGAGGTTCACTGAGGAGAGGCAGAAGATAATCGCAGACGAAGTAAACATTTTGGAGGCAGCAGATTTTATCCGCGAAGTTTTCTACCCTGAATGGGTGGCAAACGTCGTCCTAGTAAAGAAGGCAAACGGGAAGTACAGGATGTGTGTCGATTTCACAGACTTGAACAAGGCCTGCCCAAAGGACAGCTATCCGCTCCCCAACATAGACCAGTTAGTGGACTCAACAGCTTGTTATCTCCTATATAGCTTCGTAGACGCAGCGCAGGGGTATCATCAAATACCGATGGAGGAGAAGGATCAAGAGAAAACATCATTCGTCACAGACCGAGGGACATACTGTTACAAAGTCATGCCGTTTGGATTAAAGAACGCAGGAGCCACCTATCAACGTCTGGTCAACTTCATGTTCCAAGACCAGCTGGGGAGGAATGTAGAGGCCTACGTGGACGACATAATCGTGAAGAGCCTAACAGCAGAGGAACACGCCCAAGACTTAGAAGAAACCTTCAAAGTCCTGAACAAGTTCGGAATGAAACTCAACCCGGCAAAATGTGCTTTCGGTGTTAAAGCAGGAAAATTCCTAGGCTATCTGATCAGCCAACGAGGAATAGAAGCAAACCCAGAAAAGATCCAAGCAGTGATAGATATGAAGGCCCCCCAGAGTGTGAGGGACGTACAGAAGTTGAATGGCAGAGTCACGGCACTGGGACGTTTCATTTCTTCCTCAGCCAAAAAATGCCTGCCGTTTTTCAAACAACTCCGGaacatgaaaaaattcaaatgggaCGAAGACTGTCAAGTCGCATTCGAAGAATTAAAGGCATTCTTGACCAACCCGCCCCTACTGAGTAGGCCCGTAGCCGGGGAGAACCTGTACCTGTACTTATCGGTAGGGAGAGAGACCATCGCCTCAGTACTAGTACGGGAGGAAGAGGAGGAGCAGTGGCCGATATACTATATAAGCAGAACGCTAAAAGGGGCAGAGCTCAATTACCCAACCATAGACAAACTTGCACTTGCCGTCGTCGTAACCACCAAAAAGCTCAAGCCGTATTTCCAAGGACACACAGTCATAGTGCGCACAAACCAGCCTTTGAGGAAAGCATTGCACCGACCTGAGACTTCAGGACGATTGGTCAGTTGGTCAGTACAACTAGGAGAGCACGACATCAGGTACGAGCCAAGGACAACTTTGAAAGCCCAGGCACTTGCGGACTTCGTGGCAGAGATGACAGAGAAACCATGCGACTCAGCAACCGAGGAGTTGACATGGAACCTATTCGTAGACGGAGCCTCCAGTGACCAAGGAGCAGGAGCAGGTGTAGTCCTATTAGGACCTCACAAAATCGCAATTGAGTATGCAGTACACCTAAGCTTCAAGGCTACCAACAATGTGGCAG aatatgaggccctcttAACAGGACTCGAAATCGCGACTGAAGTAAAGGCAGAAAAGCTAAAAATCCATAGTGATTCCCAACTAGTCACTAGCCAGGTGCTGGGACAATTCCAAACCAAGGACCAAAACATGGCGAAATACATGGCAAGAGCAAAGGAACAACTCAAGGAGATCGAAAAAAACGGAGGACAGTGGGATTCATACCCATCCCCAGAGAAGAGAACACTAGAGCAGACGCAATAG